TCATAACGACAGTGGCCGGCGACCTGGAACCAAGCTAACAGAGCCGGTAAAACTGTTCCAAGTCCGTAACGGGGATCGTCGCTGCTTACAGTGGCGGGTCCGCTCCCGATTTTAACGGGATTCCCTATCATGCCCCCAAGGGGGCTCTACCAAGACAGATTCTCTTGCAAAAGAACGTAACTTCCCGAACTAAAAGCTCGCTGGACGGCTAACACAGCCGCCTTTTCCTGTCAAGATTTATCTGGGGTGAATGAAAATACCGATTGACAATATTGTTTAAATATATTAATGTTTAGGAAAATTTAAACTCTTAAACTTTGCGAAGGGAGGAAGCAATGGAAAGGATATACGAACTTCAGGCTAATATATGCAAGGCGTTATCAAATCCGAACCGCTTGGAGATCATTAACAAGCTGAAGGAAAAAGAGCTATCTGCCGCGGAGTTGATGGAGAAGACGGGACTCGGCAAGTCCAGATTTTCCCAGTACATGGGGGGGCTCAAGGCTACCGGGCTGGTACTGAGCCGACGCGAAGGGGTAACCGTCTATTATCGGATTTCCAATATCAAGATTATCGAAGCCTGCTCCCTGATGAGAGAGGTGCTGCTGGCCGAGATCAATGGAAAAAGCGAGCTTGCCGCCAATCTGAAGAGCGACAATTGAGGAGCTTTACGTAATGAAGAAAGGGCGGAGGTGCAGCGCAATGAAGAAATGGCTGGCTATCCGGCACTCTCTTCTTCGCAGTTACCGATTCTATCCGGGATTGATGTCAGTGAAAACAGGCATCCTCCCGGTTTTTTTTGCAGTAAGTTGTCCCTGTCGGCTGTACGCGCAGGATGTTTTCAAATTTTTTTCAATGAAGGAGCGGGCGTTTTTTTGGCAGGGGAGGTCGCCTCCCCGCAAACCGGGTTGTTCGGGAACAACCGACTGAACTCTAGAGGCAATTGCAAAACTCTCACATTCTGTCATTTCCGCAATGATTTTAAGCGGGAAAACGAAGTTTAATGTTCATAATCTGGTTCTAACTGCTTGAAAAACCGTATTCCCGATAGAAGCATTGTGTACATTAAGCTCCGCTTTCGGGAATGACAAATAGTTTTGCGATTGGCTCTCTAAACTGATTTTGAAAAAACTTATACAGCAAGGAGAGACAATGAAAAAGTTCATGAGAGTATTCATCACCGCCGCAGTATTGATCGCCTTCTGTCTTCCCGTCCCCGCAATGGCGGCCGATCAGAATGAGCTGCAAAGCAAGATTGATCAGCTTTCCCGGGAACTGGAAGCGTTGAAGGCAATGGTCAAGGAGAACGTCGGCAAAACAAAGGAAATAGATGCCGTCAAACAGCAGGTCAAGAAAAACGAAGAAAAATCGTTAAGCCACTGGTTGAACGTCAGCGGCGATTACCGCTTCCGCTACGACAATCTCCGCGGGCAGGTGGCGCCCTATGCCGACGGCATGACCATGTTCGGCAATGTCGGGGCATTGATGGCGGCAATGAACGCCGGCACTATTGCCCCCATGACCCAGCCAGCGCTGTTCGGCGCGGCCATTGGCGGCGGGGCGGTTGGCCCGCTTACCCTGCCTACGGCAATGCGGAACGCCTATGACGTCAAGAGCGACTCCATCTATACAAACCGTTTCGGCCTCAACCTGAAGGCGAAGGCGACCGAGGACGTATCCGTCACTGCCCGTCTGCTCATGTATAAAGCGGCGGGGGCGCAGGACGACAATGCGCTCGGTTCAGGGAATACCGCCTTTTCGTTTGACCGGGCCGGCCTTTTTGACGGCACCATCGGTCATGTCCCCGGCGACAACAAACTTGCCGTTGACCGCGTTTACGGTACCTGGAGCAACATCGCCGAGCAGCCGATCTGGTTTTCCATTGGCCGACGTCCTTCCACCGGCGGGGTTCCCAGCCATCTCAAGGAAAACAAGCCGGCCCCCGGCAACTCGGGAGTCCCGGCGCTCTTGGTGGACTATGCCTTTGAACGGCGCAACCCTCGGATATGCGCCTGATATCGACTCGCTGCCCGGCGCCTACCTGAAATTATGCTATGGTCGGGGATTCCAGAACGACATCAAAAATGCCGATACCGGAAACGGCTTGAAAAATACGGACATGATCGGCCTGAACGTCGTCCCCTATGAAACCGACCGCTTTCGCGCGGAGTTGCAGTACAACCGGGGCATGAACATCTTTGACGCGCCGAAAATGCTTACCGGTCCGTACAACATGCTGGCGCCTGCCACTAATCTCGGCGACATTGACTGGTACGGAATGGACTTTCTCGGCAATGTGAAAAAGGTGGGCATCGGCAACCTGAACTGGTTTGTCAATGGCGCCCTCAGCCGGACAAGTCCCAATGGCAATACCCTCAAGTTCAACGGTCTGGATACCGGTTACGGGCTCCTCTACAGCGGCGTGCCGGAAGACAAAACCGGGTGGGCTGTCTATGCAGGCATCCGATATGACATCCCGTCCACCCTTACCAAGATCGGACTTGAGTATAACCACGGTTCCGAGGACTGGATCACCTTCAGCCCGGCTGCCGACGACATGTGGACCAGCAAGCTGGGAGTCCGCGGCAGTGTTTATGAAGTCTATATCATTCAGGAGCTGAAGCTGAAGCCGATCTCTTCGTGGCTGAGCAAAACGTTCTTCCGGATCGGTTATCAGTACTATGATTTTGATTACACCGGAAGCAACAGTTGGCTGGGCGCGCCGATAAAGATCGGTGATTTGAATAGCATGACGCCGCAACTGACCGCGCCGCTGAAGAATGCCCAGGATCTCTACTTAACGTTTGAAGTTCATTTTTAGTTAGCACCTTTTCCTGATCGGGACGGGGGCGGCGCCGCCGTCCCGATCAAAATGCAAAAGGGGCAAGCAGGCGCCATACAAAGGTTTTCTATGAATAAGTCTGCGATTTAATGAACATTGAATTTTATTTTCT
The DNA window shown above is from Syntrophobacterales bacterium and carries:
- a CDS encoding DUF3373 domain-containing protein; its protein translation is MPLNGATLGYAPDIDSLPGAYLKLCYGRGFQNDIKNADTGNGLKNTDMIGLNVVPYETDRFRAELQYNRGMNIFDAPKMLTGPYNMLAPATNLGDIDWYGMDFLGNVKKVGIGNLNWFVNGALSRTSPNGNTLKFNGLDTGYGLLYSGVPEDKTGWAVYAGIRYDIPSTLTKIGLEYNHGSEDWITFSPAADDMWTSKLGVRGSVYEVYIIQELKLKPISSWLSKTFFRIGYQYYDFDYTGSNSWLGAPIKIGDLNSMTPQLTAPLKNAQDLYLTFEVHF
- a CDS encoding DUF3373 domain-containing protein; the protein is MKKFMRVFITAAVLIAFCLPVPAMAADQNELQSKIDQLSRELEALKAMVKENVGKTKEIDAVKQQVKKNEEKSLSHWLNVSGDYRFRYDNLRGQVAPYADGMTMFGNVGALMAAMNAGTIAPMTQPALFGAAIGGGAVGPLTLPTAMRNAYDVKSDSIYTNRFGLNLKAKATEDVSVTARLLMYKAAGAQDDNALGSGNTAFSFDRAGLFDGTIGHVPGDNKLAVDRVYGTWSNIAEQPIWFSIGRRPSTGGVPSHLKENKPAPGNSGVPALLVDYAFERRNPRICA
- a CDS encoding metalloregulator ArsR/SmtB family transcription factor, which codes for MERIYELQANICKALSNPNRLEIINKLKEKELSAAELMEKTGLGKSRFSQYMGGLKATGLVLSRREGVTVYYRISNIKIIEACSLMREVLLAEINGKSELAANLKSDN